Below is a genomic region from Miscanthus floridulus cultivar M001 chromosome 1, ASM1932011v1, whole genome shotgun sequence.
gttgcattcacatgttgcactactaccactctaagcaatcaagcatgaaacacatacaatttaaaatgttgcatatgtatgtttcaatgataatggcaatgatgacatggataatgcacatgtttatgaaatgacatgcaatttagtggaagcctaaacacctagggtgttacaagacgCACCCTACTCGATGGAACGACACCTAATCAGACGGGACATCtcttgggtatggcccaccactaccgcacgccaggTGCAAGAACCAAAGTGCCACCACACGCAGGTAGCTCTCCGTCTCCCCAGGCGGAACTTGAAAAAACCCAAAACAACAGGATCTTTGCCAAGAGAAatcatcgggcttcctaagttgatcgaacggctcaggaaaacaccgagagacatgtaaggagcaaagggatgccccatgtaggacatgctgactccatcacgaacgacgagcatgggtcctgatcagacatttccgattggagctcttcaaaccccgtcactcgagtcatcaaggtaacactattgacccccactatttctttataatcatttcatacaaccatacacgcattcattccatacgcttgTGCCCCTcggatgattcgggccctaaattgcctaggggctcaggaactaaagcatcgcacatgcggcgaaatgcatcacaatgctccgtattgcatcacgaagcgacagttgcctcattcaacatgagcaacgaccaaccaaggtttgaaggtcggcccatgaagggctcaaggccaccccatgtcaaacagagctaggggagaaaacatagatgagccccgtgcgaccctcgcccagtctgccccaaagaagatagggtcatctcaaccttcttattcgatcctaaacctctcgccaagcccacagaatctccatcgaggggaggccagcaggccacctgggtcagtcttcggaacgacctaggcatctgccgggttgcaggtaaaggagcagtggaatgtcacaagagggctatgctgacctcgtcatgaacgacggacccgattccactcgatcatacccgttagtgagctcaccgagcgtgtcactcaagCCTGGGCGATCGAAGCAAGTGATaaagcttagcccctctggttgtgagaaattgaggacggggtaacgcacacaactcaaaccgaccctaccaaagcccaacggggctcgggggctcaagacacccaaacacctgggtctgcgaccccaaactcgccccatccctcggctatgcctCGATTGCACAccaaaaacacctaggtctgtgaccccaaacttgccccatcgggatccatgactccgactcacttgatcccatggcgcgcaccgatgtTAGGTTCTACGAGCTCCAtcttgtccgatccctaaactaactatctCGGCTAcacgggctgcaccgacgccaggatccatgactccgacttgcccgatcccacggcgcgcaccgacgctaggatccgcgagctccgtctcgtccgatccctaaaactaaccgcCTCGACTGCGCAACAacgccttggttgacaactccgtctcaactaaaaacacgcacacatgccCACTGACAGAACCCCCAAACGATTCTGCTCGAATCGtctggggctcgagggctacacccgcgagTGCGCTCGTGCGCTTCTGctgaaaaaacaaaaaattccccagctggcaacacaaaaaaaccccaGACTATTATGCccaaatcactcgggggctcgggcgCTACACCCgcgagtgcgctcgcgcgcacccgccgttgggacaaaaatcccctagacgattctacctgaatctccggaggctcggaggctcctgtcgggtttataaacccagggtccctcgcagaccggcttctcaacaaaggcttggcccaagcggacaacgcgcaactcatgggccggcccaagtaccgaAACGATAGGATAGAGGGGCGATCCCATCTCCGACTGAAagacctggccgaggaggaatggcacccacttccgactctggcccgcctctctgatcggagcgctcgcttcggtctccagcctgcCTCCAGacgacctctccgaccggaaagcctggccaaacaccgcttctgactccgacccgcatctccgaccggggatgcgccaaacccctgctcactgcttttctccgactggcgcggtcagagccgactaggaccaaccgaccgggaacgccctctcggtaaggaccaggaaacggatggagaaagtaaccgaccaactcaaacaggacgtagggcacattgcctgaaccagtataaaccctgtgcattgagtgctaggccatctccgatcacaacgtacgtcaaaactataaatatttacagtgttggtcactttctgcaccgacactatcTAAAAGTTCTAAAGGATGTTAAAGAAAAATGATACTCTCTTCGTTTTAAACTATTAGTCATTTTAGCTTTATCGTAGATATTTTTATTTTGATTTAGTTTATGAAAAAATATTTATCAGCCTCAACAACATCAAACAAGTTTCAATAGGTATACCGTAAAACATATTCTAACACCGATTTATTATATCTTATATATTTTATTAATATAAAGTTGATCAAAGCTAGACACTTAGACTCGTTTGATTTAGAATAAATCTAAAATAACTTGTATAATTTAAAATAGAAGTATTTCTTCGCATCTAAGGCCAGTCTCATTAGAGGTTTTATCTCACTGTTCTCAGGACTCCTATGTGttagaaacaatatatacaagtTTCGTAGAGTTTCATAAAAATGAAACTAATTTCATCCCATCAAACTTTTAACATATCTTTACATCAATACCATGCCATATCAACTTATCTAATGCTCATGAAACTCTCTAGTGGCGGAGGACGGAAAAAAATTAAGGTATGGCGAAATCGATAACatagatatcaaagatttctCAGTATCTTAGTTTATACACATATAACATATCATGATCGTCACCTACTATATCAGTAAAAATAGTTTAGAATAAATAGAAAGATACAAGTTAAGTCATTCAATTAAATAAGGTAGCAGCCCAAAAGCAGCAATAGGTCAATAGCCCAAGAGAACGTCCAGGTAATAGTCGAGTCGCTATTGTTCTTCCTCTAGCCTGCTAGCTGAGAGTTTATAACAGTGAAACTTCATCTCCCTTAATATATCCATGGTATAGAGCGTTTCGGGGGAAAATTTTTCTGCGAATTCAAGGTATAGCgagcgccataacttgccatgcAAGAGCTCTGTTCCTAAAACTCTCATAAAACCCCATTGAGACTATCCTAATAATGCCAACTAGAAGGAACCTAGCTACGCCAATCAAAAGCTAGCCTCGCGAGTCATGATATTAGTTTCTCTTATAAACTGCTCAGTAACACTaaatccattccaaattattgtacgtttgactttttttatccTAAGTTTGACCATTTgttttattcaaaaatttgtgctaAATATCATTTGCtttgttgtggcttgctttattaacaaaagttcttcaaaaatgacttaaatttgactatgtttgcacaaattttttgaataagatgagCGGTCAAACTTGAGGTCAATAAAAGTCAaataaattataatttagaacggaggaaataattaataataataataacataatgCTACGTCAGAAATGGAAACGGAAAGACGCCCGGCCGGAACAAAACCCGTTTGATGCGTCTCCGCCGTTCCAGCACAATGAAGGGCCAAAAGCCACCGCAGGCCCCAAGTCAGCCCATACCCAAAGCCCCCAGATCCAGTCCACCCGTCCGTCCACAAGCCACACCAAACCCGCCTCACCCATTCATCGACGGGACGACCTCGccgtcgagagagagagagagtgacagatggaggcggcggcggcggcggcggccggcgtggAGCTCGGCTCCTCGAAGCCCCAGATCGCGACGCAGGCGGAGATGGCGGAGGCCCGGGTGCCGCTCGCCTACCGCGACCAGTGCGCGCACCTCCTCATCCCGCTCAACAAGTGCCGCGTCGCTGAGTTCTACCTCCCCTGGAAGTGCGAGCCCGAGCGCCACGCCTACGAGAAGTGCGAGTACGAGCTCGTCATGGAGCGGATGCTCAAGATGCAAAAGATCCGCGAGGCGCAGGAGGCCAAGGTCAAGGGCGGCGCCTCCATTGGCCTCATCCCTGCCACCGCAAAGCTCGCCTGATGCGGCCCCTGCCCGATTCCGTTTGATTTAGGTGAGCTCCGACTCCGTCACGCCGTTTTGAATTTCTTTTCTTCGGGATTTAGCTCGGCTGCTGTGACTGAGTTCGTGGTTTGGATGTGAAGGCCACATATTGTCTCGGGTCCTTAGGGATTCCGATTGGGTGAGTGGCGAATCGTGCGGCCTTTTGTCAGGGGAAGCGACATTGGGCGGGTGATCCGTCAGCTATGGCGTGGACATTAGTTAATTTGTAGACATTCCAGACTAAGCTCCTGACTGAATGGTTAGGGTTTTCAGGAGCTGCTGTAGCCGAGTAGCACTTGTAGAGCTAATTTAGGTAGGGTGAACACAGAAATGTGACTCTTGATTCCTGGGAGCATGATGCTAGCTTGCTGCGAATATTAAGAATTTGCGACATGAAAATCAAGCCACTGATATACATGAACATCACATACCAGTCCAGATTTTTTTTGCTGCCCAGTGCTAGCTGCAGTTCCAACCATTATGCTGTTGTATAGTCCATAGGTTTTTATATTTTGAGTTGTGATGTTCATGTATCATGAGTACACAACAGTGCAAATTTTCAGAGATCATGTCTAGCTGGTAGGAAGCTTAATGGAACTTCATGATATCTGCCCTGTGACCTGAATTTTTAGGGCTCCCAAACCACCTCAAATTGGTTACAGATTCTAGATTACTGTTTGGTGATATTAGAACTAGAACTCTATTCTGGTTTGTAGCTCCTCAGGTCACTGGAAGAAACAGTGGTTTAGCAAGGCCTAGATTTTTGTTTATTGAACCAATTTTGATATCGGAAGCTTTGTGCAATTAAAGCGGACAATGTACAGAGCTAGCAATTTAATTTAGCTATGCAGGCATGTCATTCCAAGCACATCATTGCAGTGAAGCATCAAATTTAATCAAAACTTGTACGGTAAACATGTCATAGTTTACCTATGCCAATAAGCAGAATATTTCTCAACTATATCTACAGGTTGCTGCAGGCAATGTTGAATTCGAAGGAACTTGCCCAAGTTTCATTTTATAACATATTGAGGTGTCATATCGATTAAATGAAATGGAGTTGCCATTTCATACCACAAATTTTTTTTTATGGTACCACCACTTTGCACTTTTGCAGTACTTTCCAGAATGTAAGGTCTTTTGGTCGGTGGGGGTAATATACTCGTTTTCAGGGGGATGCCACATGAAGAAACAAAAGAACTCCTTTTAGCTTCATTGTTAGAGATTTTCCAGACCCTTAGAGTTGAACTCTTCAACACGCTGCTTGTGCATTATAGCATTTGATCTTAAATACTCTGCGACAAACCCCTGTTCTTTCAATTTAATCTGGTTCTTATGAGTTCATTTTATAGCAGGAAAATGCAATACCAAACTGATCCTTGAATACAATATACCGCCATGGGCGGACCCAGTCTTAGGCCACGTAGGCCTAGGCCTACCCTAAAATTTAGACCTTATTAGTACTAGGTAGATTTGAAGGTCCAAACTAAAAAGCCACGTAGGCCTAGGCCTACCCTAAAATTTAGACCAAATTATTAGTACTAGGTAGATTTTTAAGGTCCAAACTAAAAAGGTTCAACTTCCGTCTGCAGACCATCCCTCCGCTCGCCTGATCCTTGCTTGGGGTCAGCTTCTGCTGGGTTCAAATTATATATACCATATTAAATATGAGATATTTTTGCTAGGCATACCCTGTGTCTGCTACCACATCACTGTTCCTATGTAAGCAACATAAATTTATTAGCCTATGGGGCTAGCCTGCTACAGGCGGGTCTGTTCATCTGTTGCCCATTGGGCTTGCCTTGACTATCTTGCAATTGTTCCTGTAGTTGTTGGATGGGGAACCCCTTAATGAAGTGAAAACGGTACCTTGTAGTGAAATTTAGATTTTACTTTTAAGCTTTTGGGCATTGTATCCGATCACAGATATTTCCACTGAAAAGGATAACCACTGGTTGAACTTTACAATGGGGTTTGCAGTTACAAGCATAATATGGCCTGTTAAGTGGATAAGTGCCGGTAAATTTTTATTTCCATCTGTGACACCTAATTATTTGTTCTATTTCTTTATTAGCTTTCCATGTGTTGCTTATGGCTGGATACAAACTCAGCACGATGTTAGTAACTGATCTGGTTAACATTAGCAATCGTTGTGGAAACCAGGGGACAGGGAATAGGAACTGTGCTTGTGTGAACAATAGCTGCTGTCAGCCTGCAGTTTTACTCTGTGCGCATCCAATGCATGATTTTTGAAACACGTCGGATGTGATATTTAAGGAATCTTTTTTATCTGATCTGGATCATATGGTCACAACCTTCCCACTGTAAACCATATCTTGTTAGCTTTTCTGCAGTCTTGTCTGATAATTCCATTTGCAGCCTGTGACAACCGACAACATGAAACAAACGACATAATAATAATGACAGTAGTACACCTGCACCTAGTCTCTTATTGGCTGGTCATCGTGGCTTTGATGATATGGACCCTTTGGTTTGCTTGTCGGAATAAAAATCTTCTCATCATCCTATTAGGTGGTCGTTATACCATGTTACCTGTGGCTGTGGGACAATTTTGCTATGTCTTTGTTTCCCTGATGGCAGTAGTGCCTGTCCGGAAactcatgttgatttcacttttttTGCCCTGTAGCTCATGTTCATTGTTCAGTCCTATTAACCAGCTGGCTTCGTTTTGGACGCGCAGGTCTGCTGGCTATCGCAGCGTGCAGAGGCTTTGTGCTGTGCAAGGATCCTGAATGTTTGTTGTGTGAACAAACATGTGTTTTGAATTTGGCATAAAGTTAACTGTTGCCTTCTTCCCTCCGACCTCTCTCCCCGATGGGCATCTTCAAGTTTCAATGTGATGATGGAATAAGGAAACATTCTTGTCCTATAACCGAAGACTGAATAGCGCCTTGAAGTTTTGAATACAATCCGTGGTGTAGACTGACTCACCTCTGTTTGGTTGTTTGGTTGGGTTGCTGCCTAAAACCAACAACTGTGGCATGGTAATTGCAGCAACTTGTGGCTGGCATGCCGTCGTTGTGTGGTACTGTTGTGTTAGTGCATCGATAAGCATGCGTCTGAACCTGAGTTCCCTTGTTAGTTGTGGTGCTTGAGAGCATCTCTGACTTTGTGGCTCTGTAGCAGGGTTACCAAGCGCTGCCCGTGACGATGAGGCAGGCCGTGCAGGAGGAGAGTACGGGCAGTGGTCCGTGCGGCCTGCCGGCTACGCCGCGCCAGCGCATGAGCAACCGCGCGTGGCTGGCATGCATGCACGCGGCTGCTTTTCCTTGTTACAGGTGGCCAGTTACGCTAGGATGCAGAGGCACCCAGGCAGGCAGCAATGCATGTGCAACGTTCGTGGCCTAGCCGTGTAGTAGCGGCACCGCTGGGCTTTGCTGGAGTTGGGGGAGATGGGAATG
It encodes:
- the LOC136508742 gene encoding NADH dehydrogenase [ubiquinone] 1 beta subcomplex subunit 7-like, giving the protein MEAAAAAAAGVELGSSKPQIATQAEMAEARVPLAYRDQCAHLLIPLNKCRVAEFYLPWKCEPERHAYEKCEYELVMERMLKMQKIREAQEAKVKGGASIGLIPATAKLA